TTTTGGTAGCTGTAAGCCACTCAacttgtggtattttgttactgTGATGACACTAATACAGGGATTGGCCATGGCACAGGTTTACACAGTGAGGGGGAAGGTCCCATCAGGAGGGAGAGGTGGGGTGTAGGAGATGAGGGCTGCCCGGAGCTGTCTGCTCATCCTTTGCAGGCCAGAGGGAGGGCTGGTGTCCATGTGAAGGTGGGTAGAAGGGCGCGCCCTCCTCAGCCAGAGTTACAGAGTGGTGGTGGTTTATCATTCCCCTTCCTTGGTTCTCTGGGGGCAGGATTAGCCCCTCAGAGCAGAGGATGGCATAGGGACATGGCCAGCCCTGACCCTCATGCCTCGGCTATTCTCCCCCAGCTCTGCCTGCTCAGGATCCTGCCTGGCTCCAGGAAGAGGAAGATGCTATGGCTCCTGGGTGGCTGACCACCTGTTCCCAGGTGAGTAAGAAAGTCTTTCTTCAAACGAACACTGTGGTGCTGGAGAAGGACTTGCCCCCTTCATGGACCTCCtgggccttctccaccccacagCCATCAGGAGCCAGGCCTTTGCCCTGGGTAGGGGGCAGCCCAGGAAACAGTTCCACACCCTCATTTAGACCCTCCACAGGCTGCTGAGCACCAGGAGGGAAAAGCCAGAGCTGTCCTTGCTTCACGGCCTTTGTGGTCTCAGTGGACATAGGGTTTAGTCATTTATAAGATATTTCTCTGTGGCCTGCAACATGCTCAGGTCTGCTGGGCCCCTGGAGCTGGGAGAGGGTAAATCTTCAAGGCTTCTTGGCTGGTCATGGAGAGAGGCATCCTTTCATGAAGTCGAGGTCTTTGGCAAGGGGCATAACCTCATGCTGCTGTTAGTTATAGAGTGGCGAGTAGATACACAAGAGTTTTAAGTCTCTctgtgtctttttctctctctctctctgtccctccctccctccctctctcttactctcttatttttgcttttggggctgaggctggaacccagggccttgtgcatgctaaataCATGGTGTGCCCCTAAGCTGCACTCTACCCCCTcagagttttaattttgaggcctGAGCTGAGGGGCAGATACTGGAGACCTCAGAGCCCGATCTGAAGACCCCATGGTTGATGTCTCCCATTCCCAGGCCTACCAGCCCCACCATCCTGTTGAGACTGGGTGGGGGAGAGGGGTTATTCCTGGCTGAGCTAGAATGGGTGTGTGTTTTAGAAACCAGTGACTTTTGCGGATGTAGCGGTCGTGTTCACAGCAGAAGAGTGGGTTTTCCTGGACTCTGCTCAGAGAAGCTTgtacagagatgtgatgctggaaAACTATAGGAACCTGGCCTTCTTGGGTAAGTCTGGCTTTGCTGCCTCCTCACGCAGCCACCATGGGTTCTAGAAACTGTGTTTGGGAGATCAGGAGGCAAATAGGCCAGGCCATCCTCATAATGCTTCCAGTGGCCTCCCCATGGAAGTGAATGTCTGTTTTCTTCTTGTCTCTCCATGATCAAAAGATTCCAGGATTTTTAAGTATCTCTGAACCAGGCCCTGGGTTGTGTGGACCAGGGAGCTCTGGTGTCCTCTATGTCCCAGTGTGGAGGGTTAAACTTAACTCCTTAGTGGAAGAACTTTGCTGTGTCCCTCAGGATTCAGGCATGAATCTCTAGAACATTAAAGACTTAGGGATGTCAGTCCTGGGGTCACAGCAGGGCATGGTCATCCCTTACTGGGCATCTTCTTTCCTGAAAGCAGGAGATGAACTAGGAAAACCCAGTATTTTGTCCCCCTGGGAGCAAAGAGAGGAGCTGTGGAGCCCTGAGAGAGGAGTCTTCCCAGAGACCTGTTTAGGTGAGTTCAGGCAGACCTAGTGAGCACCAGCTCTAGGAGGCAAAAGGGGCCTAAGAGTTGGAAATTGTCAACAGGGGACATTCTCAGTGCCTTGAATGAGAGGGATGTTAGGTTAAGCTCCTTTAGAAAATCAACCTTTCCTTTTTAACTTTAATACTTTCCTCTGATTTGATAGAAATATTtgtccttcctcctcttcatatttactatttttatgcaTGTATTTTATCTGTACCTCCCACTGTACATTCTTGCTAATATTTCCCTTCAATGTCAGTCCCAGTCTTCATGGAATCTTCTCTAGCAAATTGTCTATGATTCTTATCCGTTGTTCTGTGATTACATAACTCTGCACATAGTCAAATGACTTCAGTAATTTTTCTTGGCTCTCTGATACATTCTTCCTCATTGTAATAGTCTTCCTATGTGTGGGatcagtattgaaaaaaaacataACTAGCCTTATTATGCTTTTTGGTTATCTTGATCCCAGAGTTTCTTTCTCtgtgcctttaatttttttattacctAATTCATTTCAGAACCTCAACTTCAACCCCAAGAATCAATTCCTAGCCAAGATATTTTTGTGGGGATTCCATCCATTGGCACAAAACAGGTAAGATTCACAAGGGATTACTCTTAGACCTCTATAGAAGGACAAGTCTATGGTTGTTGCTGTAGGGTAGAAAAGCAGTGGAAGAGCCCAGAGAGATTGGTGGCAAAGGGCACTTTCCCAGGatgtagtagtttttttttttttttgagacagtgaaTGTCATGAATTGGGGTAAAACTCTAAATGTATAGTAAAACTTGTGTCTTGGGACTGGGGttaactcaatggtagaacatgGGCTTAGCATTTgagaggccctggtttccatctcCAGTACTGTAAAAAACCCTTATATCTTTCCATCAGTAATCATTTTCACAGTTTGAATGCAGGTATTGAGtgtttaaaacttaattttgctttaATAATTCAGAAAACCTCTGATCTAAGAAGCCCCAGGAAAGTAATGAAAAGAGCTCTGGTGGAGAGTGTCCACCCTGTGCCTCTCGAGGGAACTCTGAGTAGATGTAGGACTACTTTCTCCTGAATTCAGCTTCCATGGGGAACACGATCTCTGAGTGTGATAAAGCTTTGTCTTCACGTTTTCCTTAACTGACAGGAGCAACCACAGCCTGGAGAAGATCTCTATGAATATAGTAAGTCAGGGAAACCCTTTAATACTATTGAACCAATATTTCAGGCAATTTCTGCTGGAGAGGCCCCCCATGATTGTCAAGAGAGCAGGAAGTCCTTCTTCCAGAACACTCACCTAATCACACCTGAAAAACTCCGCAGCATGGATAAGACTTATGCATGTGACCAGTGTGAAAAGTCCTTCCGCTACAGCTCTGACCTTCTCAGGCACGAGAAGACTCATACTGCAGAGAAATTCTTCCAGTGCCAAGAATGTGGACAGGCCTTCAAGTATTCCTCGAATCTGCGAAGACACctgagaactcacactggagagaagccctttgAATGCAGTCAGTGTGGGAAAACCTTCACCAGGAACTTCAACCTGATTCTGCACCAGAGAaaccacacaggagagaagccctatgcatGCAAGgactgtgggaaagccttcaaCCAGCCCTCATCTCTCCGGAGCCACgtgagaactcacactggagagaagcccttcaCATGCAgccagtgtgggaaagccttcagggA
This is a stretch of genomic DNA from Ictidomys tridecemlineatus isolate mIctTri1 chromosome 2, mIctTri1.hap1, whole genome shotgun sequence. It encodes these proteins:
- the Znf333 gene encoding zinc finger protein 333 isoform X8 — its product is MAPGWLTTCSQKPVTFADVAVVFTAEEWVFLDSAQRSLYRDVMLENYRNLAFLAGDELGKPSILSPWEQREELWSPERGVFPETCLEPQLQPQESIPSQDIFVGIPSIGTKQEQPQPGEDLYEYSKSGKPFNTIEPIFQAISAGEAPHDCQESRKSFFQNTHLITPEKLRSMDKTYACDQCEKSFRYSSDLLRHEKTHTAEKFFQCQECGQAFKYSSNLRRHLRTHTGEKPFECSQCGKTFTRNFNLILHQRNHTGEKPYACKDCGKAFNQPSSLRSHVRTHTGEKPFTCSQCGKAFREHSSLKTHLRTHTREKPYECTQCGKPFRTSTHLNVHKRIHTGEKLYECATCGQVLSRLSTLKSHMRTHTGEKPYQCQECGRAFSEPSSLRKHARTHSGKKPYACQECGRAFGQSSHLIVHVRTHTSGRPYQCNQCEKAFRHSSSLAVHKRTHSGRENIRKGGLPLSASHSYSGPSSVSCGFGEV
- the Znf333 gene encoding zinc finger protein 333 isoform X5, producing the protein MESVTFEDVAVGLSQEWALLDDVRRDLCRYVLLDNYQTLARRALPAQDPAWLQEEEDAMAPGWLTTCSQKPVTFADVAVVFTAEEWVFLDSAQRSLYRDVMLENYRNLAFLAGDELGKPSILSPWEQREELWSPERGVFPETCLEPQLQPQESIPSQDIFVGIPSIGTKQEQPQPGEDLYEYSKSGKPFNTIEPIFQAISAGEAPHDCQESRKSFFQNTHLITPEKLRSMDKTYACDQCEKSFRYSSDLLRHEKTHTAEKFFQCQECGQAFKYSSNLRRHLRTHTGEKPFECSQCGKTFTRNFNLILHQRNHTGEKPYACKDCGKAFNQPSSLRSHVRTHTGEKPFTCSQCGKAFREHSSLKTHLRTHTREKPYECTQCGKPFRTSTHLNVHKRIHTGEKLYECATCGQVLSRLSTLKSHMRTHTGEKPYQCQECGRAFSEPSSLRKHARTHSGKKPYACQECGRAFGQSSHLIVHVRTHTSGRPYQCNQCEKAFRHSSSLAVHKRTHSGRENIRKGGLPLSASHSYSGPSSVSCGFGEV
- the Znf333 gene encoding zinc finger protein 333 isoform X3, with translation MESVTFEDVAVGLSQEWALLDDVRRDLCRYVLLDNYQTLARRDWGSQCKSKESASLQGILEDISPRDTQMWLQVALQTQRVVMPVPTLGLPNPWVARASALPAQDPAWLQEEEDAMAPGWLTTCSQKPVTFADVAVVFTAEEWVFLDSAQRSLYRDVMLENYRNLAFLAGDELGKPSILSPWEQREELWSPERGVFPETCLEPQLQPQESIPSQDIFVGIPSIGTKQAISAGEAPHDCQESRKSFFQNTHLITPEKLRSMDKTYACDQCEKSFRYSSDLLRHEKTHTAEKFFQCQECGQAFKYSSNLRRHLRTHTGEKPFECSQCGKTFTRNFNLILHQRNHTGEKPYACKDCGKAFNQPSSLRSHVRTHTGEKPFTCSQCGKAFREHSSLKTHLRTHTREKPYECTQCGKPFRTSTHLNVHKRIHTGEKLYECATCGQVLSRLSTLKSHMRTHTGEKPYQCQECGRAFSEPSSLRKHARTHSGKKPYACQECGRAFGQSSHLIVHVRTHTSGRPYQCNQCEKAFRHSSSLAVHKRTHSGRENIRKGGLPLSASHSYSGPSSVSCGFGEV
- the Znf333 gene encoding zinc finger protein 333 isoform X1; this encodes MESVTFEDVAVGLSQEWALLDDVRRDLCRYVLLDNYQTLARRDWGSQCKSKESASLQGILEDISPRDTQMWLQVALQTQRVVMPVPTLGLPNPWVARASALPAQDPAWLQEEEDAMAPGWLTTCSQKPVTFADVAVVFTAEEWVFLDSAQRSLYRDVMLENYRNLAFLAGDELGKPSILSPWEQREELWSPERGVFPETCLEPQLQPQESIPSQDIFVGIPSIGTKQEQPQPGEDLYEYSKSGKPFNTIEPIFQAISAGEAPHDCQESRKSFFQNTHLITPEKLRSMDKTYACDQCEKSFRYSSDLLRHEKTHTAEKFFQCQECGQAFKYSSNLRRHLRTHTGEKPFECSQCGKTFTRNFNLILHQRNHTGEKPYACKDCGKAFNQPSSLRSHVRTHTGEKPFTCSQCGKAFREHSSLKTHLRTHTREKPYECTQCGKPFRTSTHLNVHKRIHTGEKLYECATCGQVLSRLSTLKSHMRTHTGEKPYQCQECGRAFSEPSSLRKHARTHSGKKPYACQECGRAFGQSSHLIVHVRTHTSGRPYQCNQCEKAFRHSSSLAVHKRTHSGRENIRKGGLPLSASHSYSGPSSVSCGFGEV
- the Znf333 gene encoding zinc finger protein 333 isoform X2 — encoded protein: MESVTFEDVAVGLSQEWALLDDVRRDLCRYVLLDNYQTLARRDWGSQCKSKESASLQGILEDISPRDTQMWLQVALQTQRVVMPVPTLGLPNPWVARASALPAQDPAWLQEEEDAMAPGWLTTCSQKPVTFADVAVVFTAEEWVFLDSAQRSLYRDVMLENYRNLAFLGDELGKPSILSPWEQREELWSPERGVFPETCLEPQLQPQESIPSQDIFVGIPSIGTKQEQPQPGEDLYEYSKSGKPFNTIEPIFQAISAGEAPHDCQESRKSFFQNTHLITPEKLRSMDKTYACDQCEKSFRYSSDLLRHEKTHTAEKFFQCQECGQAFKYSSNLRRHLRTHTGEKPFECSQCGKTFTRNFNLILHQRNHTGEKPYACKDCGKAFNQPSSLRSHVRTHTGEKPFTCSQCGKAFREHSSLKTHLRTHTREKPYECTQCGKPFRTSTHLNVHKRIHTGEKLYECATCGQVLSRLSTLKSHMRTHTGEKPYQCQECGRAFSEPSSLRKHARTHSGKKPYACQECGRAFGQSSHLIVHVRTHTSGRPYQCNQCEKAFRHSSSLAVHKRTHSGRENIRKGGLPLSASHSYSGPSSVSCGFGEV